Proteins encoded by one window of Desulfovibrio ferrophilus:
- a CDS encoding basic amino acid ABC transporter substrate-binding protein, translated as MFKKLMLALVAVAFLAGIAQAKTITFAADATWPPMEMVDANKDIVGFCPELVRAMAKAGGFTADIKNTAWDGIFAGLASGKYDVIASSVSITDERKRAMDFSDPYFEVKQGVVVREGSGITGPEALKGKTIGAQIGTTGYFAAKKIAGATPKSYDEVGLAITDLNNGRLDAVICDDAVAADYALTNPNYAKTLTLGYLITPDSPEYLGFAVQKGDKEVLDALNKALAKVKASGEYDKIFAKWFGN; from the coding sequence ATGTTCAAGAAACTTATGTTGGCCCTTGTAGCTGTAGCCTTCCTGGCTGGTATCGCTCAGGCGAAAACCATCACCTTTGCAGCCGATGCCACCTGGCCGCCCATGGAAATGGTCGATGCCAACAAGGACATCGTCGGCTTCTGCCCTGAACTGGTCAGAGCCATGGCCAAAGCAGGCGGCTTTACCGCTGACATCAAAAACACCGCATGGGATGGCATCTTCGCTGGTCTTGCTTCCGGCAAGTACGACGTCATCGCCTCCTCCGTTTCCATCACCGACGAGCGCAAGCGTGCCATGGACTTCTCCGACCCCTACTTCGAAGTGAAGCAGGGCGTTGTTGTGCGCGAAGGCAGTGGCATCACCGGCCCCGAAGCCCTGAAGGGCAAGACCATTGGTGCCCAGATCGGCACCACCGGTTACTTCGCTGCCAAGAAGATCGCTGGCGCGACCCCCAAGTCCTATGACGAAGTGGGCCTGGCCATCACCGACCTGAACAATGGCCGTCTCGACGCCGTTATCTGTGACGACGCTGTCGCCGCCGACTACGCGCTGACCAACCCTAACTACGCCAAGACTCTGACCCTGGGTTACCTGATTACCCCCGACTCTCCCGAGTACCTCGGCTTTGCCGTGCAGAAGGGCGACAAGGAAGTTCTGGATGCACTGAACAAGGCTCTGGCCAAAGTCAAAGCCTCCGGCGAATACGACAAGATTTTCGCCAAGTGGTTCGGCAACTAA
- a CDS encoding ATP-binding cassette domain-containing protein yields MKEFLQRLRAKPLIMAQLLGASFFVNLLSFASPLFVMLILGQYVDSGFDGTLITLSVGMLVALLMQIGFRQARTLMAGLLSIERDREIAHALFEVLTRARTMALLRVPEGAKQEMTGHLQTVQTAFAPGTVCAMLDAPFSLLFIVATFFLSPALAWIGLVGMVVTVILGLTSMSANRKSVLEMQRASVAVRGVSSMALAGADTVRAYGAGDYLRKVWRGYMGALLDVRERLAGLKGRSIGANQTLAVLVRVCIYAWGAKQCVLGELSFAALIAANILVSRGIRQASLLVGAVSQLSRAEQALGFLREFFKLPLELQNGTALRSYSGRLELKDMAFAYPGGTGPLFESLSLSLVPGSVTVIHGANGTGKTTMARLLTGLLDPMRGEVLADGITIRQLAPAWWRKQLVYVPQEPEFLAGTIRENILMANPEATEDSVDRAVSRAGLARWLGASALGLETSMTELGRNLPLGVRRRIAMARALITDGQLAIFDEPLEGLDSEGAKAAHELIRSLAEQGCTVIVLSHDLAVVDSPHFAVDLNVKPVPTIMRLAPLPGTAAMEKNHA; encoded by the coding sequence ATGAAGGAATTTCTGCAGAGACTGCGCGCCAAACCACTCATCATGGCCCAACTGCTGGGCGCTTCGTTTTTCGTCAATCTGTTGTCTTTTGCATCGCCATTATTCGTGATGCTCATTCTCGGGCAGTATGTGGATTCCGGATTTGACGGAACTTTGATTACCCTGTCCGTGGGGATGCTGGTGGCCCTGCTGATGCAGATCGGGTTCCGTCAGGCCAGGACGCTGATGGCGGGGTTGTTGTCCATCGAGCGGGATCGGGAGATCGCCCACGCCCTGTTCGAGGTACTGACGCGGGCCCGAACCATGGCTTTGCTCCGGGTGCCGGAAGGAGCAAAGCAGGAGATGACAGGCCACTTGCAGACTGTTCAAACGGCTTTTGCGCCGGGTACGGTTTGTGCGATGCTGGATGCACCTTTTTCCCTGTTGTTCATCGTGGCGACGTTCTTTTTGAGCCCTGCGCTGGCCTGGATCGGATTGGTCGGGATGGTGGTGACGGTGATTCTGGGCCTGACGTCGATGTCTGCCAATCGTAAGAGTGTTCTTGAGATGCAGCGGGCCTCTGTGGCTGTTCGTGGTGTTTCCTCAATGGCCCTGGCCGGAGCGGATACCGTCCGCGCCTATGGTGCGGGGGATTATCTGCGCAAGGTCTGGCGCGGGTACATGGGCGCGCTCCTGGATGTGCGGGAACGTCTGGCGGGCCTGAAGGGGCGTAGCATCGGTGCCAATCAGACCCTTGCTGTTCTGGTGCGGGTCTGCATCTATGCCTGGGGTGCCAAGCAATGCGTGTTGGGTGAGTTGTCCTTTGCGGCTTTGATTGCAGCCAATATCCTTGTCTCGCGTGGCATCAGACAGGCATCTCTACTGGTAGGTGCCGTGTCTCAGTTATCACGTGCAGAACAGGCCCTTGGCTTTTTGCGCGAATTTTTCAAACTCCCCTTGGAACTCCAGAATGGAACGGCCCTGCGCAGTTACAGTGGCCGGCTGGAGCTCAAGGACATGGCCTTCGCCTATCCCGGCGGGACAGGACCTCTCTTTGAATCCCTGTCCCTGTCTCTTGTGCCGGGCAGCGTGACGGTTATCCACGGGGCCAATGGAACGGGCAAGACGACGATGGCCCGGCTGTTGACCGGGCTGCTGGACCCGATGCGTGGCGAGGTTTTGGCCGATGGGATCACCATTCGTCAGTTGGCTCCGGCCTGGTGGCGCAAGCAACTTGTGTATGTGCCTCAGGAGCCAGAGTTTCTTGCAGGGACGATTCGGGAGAATATCCTGATGGCGAACCCGGAGGCGACCGAAGACAGTGTGGACAGGGCTGTTTCAAGGGCCGGCTTGGCTCGCTGGCTGGGGGCTTCCGCTCTGGGATTGGAGACATCGATGACCGAACTTGGCCGCAATCTTCCCCTTGGCGTGCGTAGGCGGATTGCCATGGCCCGAGCCCTGATTACCGATGGGCAGTTGGCGATTTTTGATGAGCCTTTGGAGGGCCTGGACTCCGAAGGTGCCAAGGCGGCCCATGAATTGATACGGAGCCTCGCGGAGCAGGGCTGTACCGTCATTGTCTTGTCTCACGATCTGGCCGTAGTCGACTCTCCTCATTTCGCTGTAGATTTGAATGTTAAACCGGTTCCGACCATCATGAGGCTTGCGCCGCTTCCCGGGACTGCCGCAATGGAGAAAAACCATGCCTGA
- a CDS encoding amino acid ABC transporter permease → MSTKNKVTIEVGDGAAIPRKKDRGIVDAWWLSFIGAIAVISYLCLAKPEPYLRILKFVPDGVLVTFQVTILSIMVSLVLGLITGLGRLSRNRLINLIASTYVEVVRGIPLLVQLFYLYFALGHVFRNLPETNALFLFLKNMPPLVAAVSAMGICYGAYMGEVFRAGIESIDKGQTEAARSLGFNRAQTMFMVILPQAWRTILPPVGNEFIALLKDSSLVSILAVADLLRRGREFASESFYYFEAYTMVALVYLVITLVLSKAVSNMEQRLNFYDHD, encoded by the coding sequence ATGAGCACCAAGAATAAAGTCACCATCGAGGTTGGTGACGGCGCTGCTATCCCCAGAAAAAAGGATCGCGGCATTGTGGACGCATGGTGGCTGTCCTTTATCGGGGCCATCGCCGTCATTTCCTACCTCTGCCTTGCCAAGCCCGAGCCATATCTTCGCATCCTCAAGTTCGTGCCCGATGGGGTCCTGGTCACTTTCCAGGTGACGATCCTGTCCATCATGGTCTCCCTGGTGCTGGGTCTGATCACCGGACTTGGACGACTGTCCCGCAACAGACTGATCAACCTGATCGCCTCAACCTATGTCGAGGTGGTCCGGGGAATTCCGCTCTTGGTGCAGTTGTTCTATCTCTACTTCGCGCTGGGACACGTCTTCCGCAACCTGCCTGAGACCAACGCCTTGTTCCTTTTCCTGAAGAACATGCCGCCGCTGGTGGCCGCGGTTTCCGCAATGGGCATCTGCTACGGCGCGTACATGGGAGAGGTCTTTCGCGCCGGTATCGAGTCCATCGACAAAGGCCAGACCGAAGCCGCCCGTTCGCTCGGCTTCAACCGCGCCCAGACCATGTTCATGGTCATCCTGCCCCAGGCTTGGCGGACCATCCTGCCCCCCGTTGGCAACGAGTTCATTGCCCTGCTGAAGGACTCGTCCCTGGTCTCCATCCTTGCGGTGGCTGACCTGCTCAGGCGTGGACGCGAATTTGCCAGCGAATCATTTTACTATTTCGAAGCGTACACAATGGTTGCCCTGGTGTATTTGGTCATCACTCTTGTGTTGTCCAAAGCCGTCAGCAACATGGAACAGAGGTTGAATTTCTATGACCACGACTAA
- a CDS encoding HlyD family type I secretion periplasmic adaptor subunit: MPDDKADTKHTGNKPVQDLLGRFEQAIVGLVSGSGERGATRTARLFLWLTAALMFLFLVWAAVGQLDVVSTASGEVIPSTKVKSVQHLEGGIIREIKVREGDVVNAGQPLMILEETFQGASVEELEVRIVSLTAEVAMHIALAEGKDKLVFPEGFQKQHPDLTAQTMDLFKTKLRRIRGEIAALKENVIQRQEDINEIEARLRNNRNSLKIIREQVSLSAELLKDNLTTEFQHLGYLREQSSYLNKIEQDKAALPRAKSSLAEARQNLDSSETEFRENAKQDLRKARREFEEFTQRMRKFADSLQRTIIRSPVEGVIKKLHYVTIGGVVQAGETIVDIVPSSDRLVVEAHLPIGDIGYVQSGQRAVVKLASSDAARFGKLEGTVVQVSPDTFTTPEGATYYSVRIETKGDSFAHGDFEYNLIPGMLVMVYIHTGNRTVLEYLLDPFIGSVDEALHER; this comes from the coding sequence ATGCCTGATGACAAGGCCGATACCAAGCATACCGGCAACAAGCCTGTCCAGGATCTTCTGGGCAGATTTGAGCAGGCAATCGTGGGACTCGTGTCCGGCTCTGGAGAAAGAGGCGCCACGCGGACTGCACGATTGTTCCTGTGGCTGACTGCGGCGTTGATGTTTCTGTTCCTGGTGTGGGCTGCCGTGGGGCAGCTTGACGTGGTCAGCACGGCCTCGGGTGAAGTCATCCCCAGTACAAAGGTCAAGAGTGTTCAGCATCTGGAGGGTGGAATCATCCGCGAAATCAAGGTTCGTGAAGGGGATGTGGTCAATGCTGGTCAGCCACTGATGATTCTGGAGGAGACTTTTCAGGGAGCCAGTGTTGAGGAACTCGAAGTGCGAATTGTTTCGCTGACCGCAGAGGTCGCCATGCACATTGCGCTGGCGGAAGGCAAGGACAAGTTGGTTTTTCCCGAGGGGTTCCAGAAGCAGCATCCTGACCTGACGGCTCAGACCATGGATTTATTCAAGACAAAGCTGCGGCGCATTCGGGGCGAGATTGCAGCCTTGAAGGAAAACGTGATCCAACGCCAGGAAGATATTAATGAGATTGAGGCCAGACTGCGCAACAATCGGAACAGTCTGAAAATCATTCGGGAACAGGTGAGCCTGTCTGCCGAGTTGCTCAAGGACAATCTCACTACCGAATTCCAGCATCTGGGATATCTGCGCGAGCAGTCGAGTTATCTGAACAAGATTGAGCAGGACAAGGCCGCACTGCCCCGGGCGAAATCTTCTCTGGCCGAAGCGCGTCAAAATCTGGATAGCTCCGAAACGGAATTTCGTGAAAATGCCAAGCAGGATCTGCGCAAGGCCAGGCGTGAGTTTGAGGAATTCACCCAGCGCATGCGTAAATTTGCCGACAGTCTGCAACGGACCATCATTCGGTCCCCCGTGGAAGGCGTGATCAAGAAGTTGCACTACGTGACCATCGGTGGAGTGGTGCAGGCCGGTGAGACCATTGTAGACATTGTCCCGTCGTCCGACAGATTGGTGGTGGAGGCGCATCTGCCCATTGGTGATATCGGTTACGTTCAGTCAGGGCAGCGAGCTGTGGTCAAGCTGGCATCCAGTGATGCAGCACGCTTCGGGAAACTGGAAGGAACCGTGGTCCAGGTCAGCCCGGATACGTTCACGACCCCCGAGGGAGCGACCTACTATTCGGTTCGTATCGAGACCAAAGGGGATTCCTTTGCACATGGAGATTTCGAATACAATCTGATTCCGGGCATGCTTGTCATGGTCTATATTCATACCGGCAACCGGACTGTGCTGGAATATCTGCTTGATCCCTTTATCGGGTCAGTGGATGAGGCTCTGCACGAGCGCTAA
- a CDS encoding glycosyltransferase encodes MKVLLIHPNFPAQLRHVAMSLGQATGNVVVFATKNPRHEWSIPGVSKVLFTPVQGEGLKAHRLANPVQDAVLLGEAMHRTAHELNRQGFRPDVIYANSGWGSTLYLKDIWPDVPLLCYFEWFYDPAGADALFDTPAPAAGEYRAPMLMRTRNSSIFNDLWACTQGLSPTHWQRSQFPQEFQPKIEVLHDGVDTDFFSPNPEQPMILGDLDLSAEDEVVTFAGRGMEPYRGFPQFMKGVEILQKRREKLHVVVAGTERVCYGSPRADGKSWKQHLLETLDVDESRLHFVGSLPYGEYRKLLQASRCHIYLSRPFVLSWSFVEAMACGCPLAASDTEPVREAVSHGNNALLFDFFKPLELADRVEEILDDRSLARRLGENARQTALTRYDLKKLLPKHLKLLEQTAIKGLKARAQSK; translated from the coding sequence ATGAAGGTTTTGCTCATTCACCCCAATTTTCCGGCACAGCTCAGGCATGTGGCGATGAGTCTGGGGCAGGCCACCGGAAATGTGGTTGTTTTTGCCACCAAAAATCCCCGTCATGAGTGGTCCATCCCCGGAGTGAGCAAGGTGCTGTTCACGCCTGTCCAGGGCGAGGGACTGAAAGCCCACCGGTTGGCAAATCCTGTTCAGGATGCCGTGCTCCTTGGTGAGGCCATGCACAGGACAGCTCATGAACTGAACCGTCAGGGCTTCAGGCCCGACGTGATCTATGCCAATTCGGGCTGGGGCAGCACCTTGTACCTCAAGGATATCTGGCCCGATGTTCCTCTGCTGTGCTATTTTGAATGGTTCTATGATCCTGCCGGGGCCGATGCCCTGTTTGATACTCCTGCGCCGGCGGCTGGTGAATACCGGGCTCCCATGTTGATGCGTACCCGGAATTCATCAATCTTTAATGATCTTTGGGCTTGTACCCAAGGGCTTTCCCCCACCCATTGGCAGCGTAGCCAGTTCCCACAGGAATTCCAGCCCAAGATTGAAGTCCTGCATGATGGCGTGGATACTGATTTTTTTAGTCCGAACCCGGAGCAGCCTATGATTCTGGGTGATCTGGACCTGTCCGCCGAGGATGAAGTAGTGACCTTCGCCGGGCGAGGCATGGAGCCATATCGCGGTTTTCCGCAGTTCATGAAGGGGGTGGAGATTCTTCAGAAGCGGCGGGAAAAGTTGCATGTGGTTGTCGCAGGGACCGAACGGGTATGCTATGGCTCGCCGCGCGCCGATGGCAAGAGCTGGAAGCAGCACCTGCTCGAAACCCTGGACGTGGATGAGTCGCGATTGCATTTCGTGGGCTCGCTGCCTTACGGCGAGTACCGGAAATTGTTGCAGGCCAGCCGGTGTCACATCTATCTGTCGCGGCCCTTCGTGCTTTCCTGGTCTTTTGTCGAGGCCATGGCCTGTGGTTGCCCTTTGGCGGCCTCGGATACCGAACCAGTGCGTGAGGCGGTGTCTCATGGGAACAATGCCTTGCTCTTCGATTTCTTCAAGCCTTTGGAACTTGCTGATCGGGTGGAAGAGATTCTGGATGATCGTTCCCTGGCCCGGCGCTTGGGGGAGAACGCCCGCCAGACCGCCTTGACCCGTTATGATTTGAAGAAGCTTCTGCCCAAGCATCTCAAGCTGTTGGAACAGACGGCCATCAAGGGCCTGAAGGCCCGCGCGCAGAGCAAATAG
- a CDS encoding amino acid ABC transporter ATP-binding protein — MTTTNPIIQIKNVYKHYGDLTALNDVSLDIEKGEKVVILGPSGSGKSTLLRSINRLEQIDRGQIIVDGENIVDPANDINKIRQELGMVFQSFNLFPHKTVLQNLTMAPMKLKGVPKDEARETAMRLLTRVGIPDKAGVFPSKLSGGQQQRVAIARALAMNPKIMLFDEPTSALDPEMIGEVLDVMVKLAKDGMTMVVVTHEMGFAREVADRVVFMDYGQVVEVGPPTHFFENPQHERTKLFMKQIL, encoded by the coding sequence ATGACCACGACTAATCCCATCATCCAGATCAAGAACGTCTACAAGCACTACGGGGACCTGACCGCCCTCAACGACGTTAGCCTGGACATTGAGAAAGGCGAAAAGGTGGTCATTCTGGGACCCAGCGGATCGGGTAAATCGACCTTGCTGCGTTCCATCAATCGCCTGGAACAGATTGACCGGGGCCAGATCATCGTGGACGGGGAGAATATCGTCGACCCCGCCAATGACATCAATAAGATCCGTCAGGAACTGGGAATGGTCTTCCAGAGTTTCAACCTCTTCCCGCATAAGACCGTTTTGCAGAACCTGACCATGGCCCCCATGAAGCTCAAGGGCGTGCCCAAGGATGAAGCCCGCGAGACTGCCATGCGCCTGCTGACCAGAGTCGGCATCCCGGACAAGGCTGGGGTTTTTCCCTCCAAACTCTCTGGCGGCCAGCAGCAGCGTGTCGCCATTGCCCGTGCCTTGGCCATGAACCCCAAGATCATGCTTTTTGACGAACCCACATCCGCTCTGGACCCGGAGATGATCGGTGAGGTGCTGGACGTCATGGTCAAGCTGGCCAAGGACGGCATGACCATGGTGGTGGTCACCCACGAAATGGGCTTTGCCCGTGAAGTGGCCGACCGAGTTGTATTCATGGACTACGGTCAGGTTGTGGAAGTCGGCCCTCCGACCCATTTCTTTGAGAATCCGCAGCACGAACGCACCAAGCTGTTCATGAAGCAGATCCTGTAG
- a CDS encoding PAS domain-containing protein encodes MDMFDLYADRLERTGEYGLLFEPSGRILYANRVWRRRRGVHRGRDLGSVYDGLQESEARVLRRSIAEARGGPPMSDLVVTVSTADGRGMRQMLWRGVELHLPERGGVIIMALGRPLDPVGGDGEGMGFTIRPDGTVLDVSAEICRLCGYGRAEVLAMNTGQLYFDDGEHRRILRGLFEYGFIKRGEVTLRCKDGEPRAFLFTAHALRQRDGSVWAYSGYFRSPKTPDASEMLKTFGAIVEALPDIAWVAGRDHTLAAVNASYLRAFRLRREDAVGGRENKLFQESIAQGLIQAAIRVFEERREIVTSMMPHFAGGALWYRVVRRPIFDQTGRDVVGLLGICTDITRQAGRETAFMESIVEEEGDAVLVIDSQGRLIRRSSTLFSPTVLGAGEGESETPPELTGILDILHPEDLPRAQRSMRRVLAGKGPDSMECRVKNAKGRYMRVAVKSYFNDEFFNEPRMYVVARDIGRAMQLRRAELVLERLKKATGAVSNRELAEFLNVSPASISNAKRAQRIPADWLLAVGRDTGWSMDWLFSGLGAEHRGE; translated from the coding sequence ATGGACATGTTTGACCTTTACGCTGATCGCCTGGAACGAACAGGAGAATACGGGCTGCTCTTTGAACCGTCGGGTAGAATCTTGTATGCCAACAGGGTCTGGCGTCGGCGCCGGGGCGTCCATCGCGGCCGGGATCTCGGCAGTGTGTATGATGGTTTGCAGGAAAGCGAAGCTCGAGTGCTGCGCCGCTCCATTGCCGAAGCTCGAGGCGGACCGCCCATGAGTGACCTTGTTGTCACTGTCAGCACCGCCGATGGGCGAGGGATGCGGCAGATGCTCTGGCGAGGCGTGGAATTGCACCTGCCTGAGCGTGGAGGTGTTATTATAATGGCCCTGGGACGGCCTCTGGACCCTGTGGGAGGCGATGGCGAGGGTATGGGCTTCACCATCCGGCCGGACGGCACTGTGTTGGATGTCAGCGCGGAAATCTGTCGTTTGTGCGGATATGGCCGGGCAGAGGTTCTGGCCATGAATACAGGGCAGCTCTATTTTGATGATGGGGAACATCGGCGTATCCTTCGTGGGTTGTTCGAATATGGATTCATCAAGCGGGGTGAAGTGACCTTGCGTTGCAAGGACGGTGAGCCTCGGGCCTTCCTGTTTACGGCTCATGCATTGCGTCAACGCGATGGCAGCGTTTGGGCTTATTCGGGATACTTTCGTTCCCCAAAGACACCGGACGCATCGGAAATGCTGAAGACCTTTGGCGCAATTGTTGAAGCCCTGCCGGATATTGCCTGGGTCGCTGGCAGGGATCACACCCTCGCAGCGGTCAACGCCAGTTACCTGCGGGCTTTTCGGCTTCGGCGTGAGGACGCCGTGGGTGGGCGCGAGAATAAATTGTTTCAGGAATCCATTGCTCAAGGCTTGATCCAGGCGGCAATTCGGGTGTTTGAGGAACGTCGTGAAATCGTGACGTCCATGATGCCGCATTTTGCAGGGGGGGCACTTTGGTATCGCGTTGTCCGTCGCCCCATCTTTGATCAAACGGGCCGTGATGTTGTGGGGCTTCTGGGGATTTGCACTGACATTACGCGCCAAGCCGGACGAGAGACCGCTTTCATGGAATCTATAGTGGAGGAAGAGGGCGACGCGGTTCTGGTGATTGATTCTCAGGGGCGGCTTATTCGGCGCAGCTCAACACTCTTTTCGCCCACAGTGCTTGGTGCTGGCGAAGGCGAATCCGAGACACCCCCTGAATTGACGGGGATTCTGGACATCCTTCATCCTGAGGATTTGCCCAGAGCCCAGCGCAGTATGCGCCGTGTTCTGGCAGGAAAAGGGCCGGACAGCATGGAATGTCGCGTCAAGAACGCCAAAGGAAGATATATGCGCGTAGCCGTAAAATCCTATTTCAATGATGAATTCTTCAATGAACCCCGAATGTACGTTGTCGCACGTGATATCGGGCGGGCCATGCAGCTCAGGCGAGCCGAGTTGGTGCTTGAGCGTCTCAAGAAGGCAACAGGCGCCGTCTCGAACCGGGAGTTAGCCGAATTTCTCAATGTTTCCCCTGCATCGATTTCCAACGCCAAGCGTGCGCAACGCATTCCCGCTGATTGGCTATTGGCCGTGGGACGGGACACGGGCTGGTCCATGGACTGGCTGTTCTCGGGGCTGGGAGCGGAGCATCGTGGCGAGTAG
- a CDS encoding OmpP1/FadL family transporter, giving the protein MPRAALPILTLLLFLTTATSGHCAGYALYEWSARGNALGGAFAAKADDPSAIAFNPAGITQLEGSHFQAGAAFIAPNTNVTAETAAGTKGEGEGDIWTIPSAYYTNQLNDNVWIGLGMYSRVGLGSDYSDQETWFGRYNCASASIKATSLVTAFAWKVTDELSLAFAPEIIVMDFGYSKYTDVTMANNPATTANDVRQEISCQGWTPGYTFGLHWKPEDWFSAGLVYRGKSELTVRGDADFDRGPNVNATLAAMIGSGVPAQVAAGTFFDAGLRDTDVQGTEPIPGSATMGLMFRPMDDLTVELDVTRTFWSAYKKLVFNYDNVLNSQGFDKNWVDTWRWQLGVEYSATDWLDLRAGYVYDQSPIPDDYVDYAVPGNDRQIVSLGAGLVFDDLTVDLSYGYLWVMDRDVEARPTEGVFDSSFTGGKTHIVGLSINYKF; this is encoded by the coding sequence ATGCCCCGCGCGGCCCTACCCATCCTGACGCTGCTGTTGTTCCTGACCACCGCCACCTCCGGCCACTGCGCCGGCTATGCCCTGTATGAATGGAGCGCGCGCGGCAATGCCCTGGGCGGCGCCTTTGCTGCCAAGGCCGATGATCCTTCAGCCATTGCCTTCAACCCCGCAGGGATCACACAGCTTGAAGGCAGTCATTTTCAGGCTGGTGCCGCGTTCATTGCCCCCAATACCAACGTCACAGCCGAAACGGCTGCCGGAACCAAGGGCGAGGGCGAAGGCGATATCTGGACCATTCCCAGTGCCTATTACACGAACCAGTTGAACGACAACGTCTGGATCGGCTTGGGCATGTACTCAAGAGTCGGTCTAGGATCCGATTACAGCGACCAGGAGACATGGTTCGGACGCTACAACTGTGCCTCAGCCAGCATCAAGGCCACCTCTCTGGTCACCGCCTTTGCCTGGAAAGTCACCGATGAGCTGTCTCTGGCCTTTGCTCCGGAAATCATCGTCATGGACTTCGGCTATTCCAAATATACCGACGTCACCATGGCCAACAACCCGGCAACAACGGCCAACGATGTTCGCCAGGAAATTTCCTGCCAGGGCTGGACCCCCGGCTACACCTTCGGCCTACATTGGAAACCCGAGGATTGGTTCTCGGCAGGGCTCGTCTATCGCGGGAAATCCGAGCTGACCGTTCGCGGCGATGCGGATTTCGATCGCGGCCCCAACGTCAACGCAACACTCGCCGCCATGATCGGTAGCGGCGTCCCTGCCCAGGTGGCTGCGGGTACCTTTTTCGATGCCGGACTGCGAGACACCGATGTCCAGGGCACCGAGCCCATCCCCGGTTCCGCGACCATGGGCCTCATGTTCAGACCCATGGATGACCTGACAGTGGAACTGGACGTGACCAGGACCTTCTGGAGCGCCTACAAGAAACTGGTTTTCAATTATGACAACGTGCTGAACAGTCAGGGCTTCGACAAGAACTGGGTGGACACCTGGCGCTGGCAGTTGGGCGTTGAATACAGCGCTACGGACTGGCTGGATCTTCGGGCCGGTTATGTTTACGACCAGTCCCCGATCCCCGATGATTACGTCGACTATGCCGTTCCCGGCAATGACCGTCAGATTGTCAGCCTGGGCGCCGGCCTTGTCTTCGACGACCTGACGGTAGACCTGTCCTACGGTTACCTCTGGGTCATGGACCGCGATGTGGAAGCAAGACCCACTGAAGGCGTGTTTGACTCGTCCTTCACGGGTGGAAAAACCCATATCGTCGGGTTGTCCATCAATTACAAATTCTAG